ATCATTCTTATTTACTTATTTAATCAATCTATTCCATTTTTTTTGAATGGCAATAGATCCCATTGTCTTCGAATAGACGAGAACTTCTTACTTTCTCGCCAAATAGGAAAGAATGCAGTTATAAGCTAAGGTATGAAGTCGCTTATTAGAAGCTTATGGAGCTTTTGGAAAGATGATCTATTGGCTCACAATTTTTTGAATGAAAGAACGAGGTCAGCGGGCGTACATTACCAGCATTCCCAGGTGTGGGTTAAGCCCAGGGTCTTATCGGTACGTGTTGAAGCTCTAGAAGACCGATCTCCTTAAAGAGAAAGACGAGTAGAAAGCCTAGGAGTCGAAGTCTTTGCCTCTTAAGAAGCTAACAAGAGGGGTCAGAGTCTTTCTTTAGAGGGTGGCCAATGTGCGGACCGTGTGCCCCTTTCATTATTTAGCAAAAGGGCAACTGATTCTCATGCTTTTCCTCTCCTCATTTTCCGGGGAAGAACGGTAGGCCCCGGCGGATATGCTCCCTAGAGTTAAGAGGACGGGGGCCTCTTCTTTAGCTCTTGCCCTCTCGCGTAGTGAATTCCTTCCTTCTGAGCTTCATCTAGTCAACAGAGAAGGGGAATAAATGTATACTTCCCGCCAGTGTACGGATGAATAGGTAGGAGCTTCTTTACTTTAGGGCTTTAGGCCAGGGATGAGTGGGAGAAAGCAGTCCAATCTTTTCATTCCTATATGGATGATAGAACCGCCTTCGATTGGTCAGCAAAAATTGGATAGGCATGCTGCAATAATTTTAGCCTGATCCCCTGTCGCTTCGCCAAACAATATCAAGTCATCGGCAAATGCAAGGTTCGAAATTGGCGGCCCATTTCTACTTGCTCGTACAGCCCGCCATGCCCCCAATTGTATAGCATTTTCAATTAAGTGAGCAAGACGTTCCGTACATATTACATATAAATACGGAGAAAGAGGATCTCCTTGCGTGTTGGTTTCCATTTTTCTGTAGGCTCACCATTCCAAAAAATCTGCAAAGAGGGGGAGGAAACACACTGCATTATCACTTCAATCATGTTTTGAGGAATTCTAAACTCCATAAGTTATTCCTTGATAAAGCTCCACCGAAGTCGATCATAAGCTTTTTCAAAATCTATCTTTATTGCCATGTACCCAACAGAACCCTGTTTCTTACGCATTGTATGTAGCATTTCCTGGACAATAAGAATATTATCTGTGATTTGCCGTCCCGGAACAAAACTACATTGCGTTGGAGATATCAAGGACGGGAGAATAGGCTTCAACCGGTTGACAATCGCCTTTGTCACTGCCTTATAGACAATGTTACATAGACCAATCGGCCTAAATTGTGTCACAAATTGTGGAGTATCCATTTTTGGAACAAGAACTAAGAATGCATTATTCAAGTCAGTTGGAAAGTCGCGACCATAGAGAACATTCATCACTGTTGTAAATTGTAATCACACTCTTGCTTACTATGTCCCAGTATCTCTTATAGAATAAGGGTTGAAAGCCATCCGGGCCCGGGGCCTTAAACGGTTGCATATCCTTCCATTGTAACTTCACAATCTGCATACTTCCTTGTCAGCGCATCAAAGTCCTTCTCTGAGATCATGGGGAAGCAGCCAGGCGCAATATAATCAACCACCTCACCTTGTCCCTCTTCCGTGAATAGTTCTTTCCAGTAATCTACCACCATATTCTTAACATCCTCCACCTTCGAGACCCACGTACCTTCATTATTTTTTAGCATGTCGATCCTATTTCTTTTCCTTCGAATAACAGTTGACAGATGAAAAATCTTTGTATTACGATCACCATCACGAATCGCCTCCATTCTAGATTTTTGGAACCACAACATCTCTTCCTGATGTAACACATTATCAAGCTCTTTTTGTAACTTCTCTTCAAGCTTAATTAGTCCCCTAGAAAACTTTTGAGAAAGAGCTTTTTGAATTCCTTCCAACCAAAAGCATAGCTTTCGCTATTACATTCCGAAAGCTTCGCTTAAGCGACTTCTTTCCGATCGCTTAAGCTCAACTTCGAGCTTTAGGTTGTTTACATGCTTGCCCACAACTCCGATTTTTTCCTGAAAATGTTGGCCGTGCTATAATAACGAATGAAACAGTGCCTTTGAATGGAAATGGGCAACAGGGGCTTAATAGCAGTGCTATGGCTACGATTTGGGGGTGATACCACAGCTAGTATTCATACTAGTACTCCAGTGAATCCAGTAATTGGGCCGATTCCGCAAGTCAACCGAAGATTGAGGCTGGGTAATAACAATGATACAGAGGATGGTTTACCTACTAACCCTTGGAGTCTTTACAGGGTCTAAACTTGCATCAAAAGGGGCTTCGCTGGAATTTATCCTGTCATGAAGGAAGGGAAGAGGGTGGCACAACTGCAGCAAGCTGAGCTTGAATCTTTGTCAGGAAAATGGATGGCTTCCATGGTCCTGTATGTTGTAGGTGAAACCCCTACCATAGCTGCTGTGAATAGGTACATTGCTGATGTTTGGAATCATGTTGCACAACCTGAAGTTTTTTTGCATGATGATGGTTATTTTATTGTTAAGCTATTGACTGTTGAAGATAGGAATGATATCATATATGGAGGCCCTTACCTATTTTATAATAAACCTCTAATTCTTAAGCCCTGGACCTCAGATTTCAACTTCTATGAAGAAGTGTTGAAGGTAATACCATTATGGGTTAAATTACCAAATCTTCCCCTCAATTGTTGGAGTAGTGATTCTCTAAGTAGAATTGGGAGTATTCTTGGTATTCCTCTATGTTCTGATGAATGTACAACAAAGCAAATGAGGATATCCTTTGCTAGATTGCTGGTTGAAATGGACATTACATCTACTTTGCCTGACCATATATGGATTGAAGACGCTAATGGTAAACCGTTTAAGCAAGTGGTTCTGTATGACTGGAAGCCAGCATTCTGTAAGAATTGCAATGTGGCTGGTCATAACTGTGAGCAACAAGTGAGTACTGATTTTCCTATAGACCACCTAATAATAGAGGTGTGAAGAAGGCTTGGATCCCAAAGAAGGTGCAGCCTGCACAGGTGGCTGCAGTTCAATCAAATGCTACCACTCCAATTCAAATGCCTATAGCTGCGAACTCTGGGGCCGAGGCTGGTTGGAAGCTTGTCACAAAGAAGAACAGGGGGTCTCATATGCCTACTACTAGTACTGGTAATCAATTTCATGTATTAGACGAGGAAGAGATTACAGGAGAGCAGTTGGAGAACCAATTCTGATGTCGGCTGACATTCAGCCTCCTGGCGATGAAGGTTAATCTGTGCACCTGGAATGTGAGAGGGCTCAATGAGCCTCTCAAAGCTACTGAGGTAAAAAGTCTTGTAAATACCTATAATATGAAAGTTTTGGCCTAGAGTAAAAGAAAAGAATTCTAGTCAAATTGTTAAGAAGTTTGGTAGGCATTGGACTTGGGTTAATAATTATTCTCACAACCCAAGGGGTAGAATATGGCTTGGTTGGCAGCATTTTTATGTTGATCTGCATATTCTATCTACTCATGAGCAATTTATTCATAGTGAAGTTAGAGATTCCCATGGAAACTTCGCTTTTTATTTGACTGCCACTTATGGTTTGCACACTATTGAAACAAGGAAGGCCTTATGGTCTGGTTTGCGCACTGTTGCTCATAGTATTGGTCAGATGCCTTGGCTTTTGGCCGGAGATTTGAACTCCATTCTCTCTGATATGGACAGAATAAATGGATCCTCTGTTACCTCAGCGGAGATTCAAGACTTTAATGACTTTCTTTCTTCTCGTAATCTAGTGTTAATTAAAAGTATTGCGCACTATTACTCTTGGCATAAGGGTTCTGGTGTGGGGAAGGTGTCTAGTAGAATTGATTGGGGCCTTGGCAACATAGACTGGATTCAAAAATATGGTGAGGTGGTTGTGGATTACCTCAACCCTTGCCTTTCAGACCATTCTCCCTTGCTCATCAACTGCATTCCCGAGTATTCTGGGAGAGGGAGACCTTTCAGATTCTTCAACTTCTTAGCTGATCATAGCAAATTCCAGCAAACTGTCCAGACTTCTTGGCAGGGCTGTAATAGTCAAGGATCATGTATGGATCAGTTATAAAATGAAAGCCGTTAAAGTCAAACTTAAGGCTTTGCATAGAGAGGAATTTAGTGGGATAACTGACAGGATCACCAAGGCTAGAGATGATCTGCAAACTGTTCAGACTCTTCTGCAAACTGATGCGAGTCAACTCCCTTATGTTTGTTTACATGCTTAAGCAAAGCTTATGGAAGAGAAGAAGGAGTGCAGTCAATAAAAGAATAAAAGAAGAAGACACCTGCTTCTATTAGCTGACATAAAAGACTAAGATTCTTCGTTCTTTCTGAGAAAGAGTTCGAGATCAGAGAGGGCAGACCGGCCACAACGTCTGGCATAGTAGGAAATGGTGCCCTTGGCTCAGTCCTGCCAGCAGTAGTTCTTTCGATGCTATTACTATTGGGCAGAGCGCTAACCAAGTCTGAGTCTTGTGCCTCAACTTTCTATTATAGTCGAGTGAGCTCGCTTACTCTGATCCTACTGCGTAGACGTCGTCTAATAGGCTACGGCAAGAAAACGTGTATGCGCTAACGCTATATGGCTGCTGGGGGTTCACGCTCGGACATTTCTTGTTGGGTACGCTAGACCGGTGAATTGGGACCAGAACTTTTCAACTGCAAGAGAAAGTAGAACTTATACAAAATAAGAGTCTCGTCTGCGGCAATCATCAAACCCTCATTCCAAAGCTTCAATTCCTACTACACAACAAAGGCAATATGGCCCCAGCCGGTCTGCATCTCACCAGGCAATCCTTACCCGAACCCGAATAGCATAGTGGCAGGCGGATCACCGGTGGGGGATATAAAAGGACTATTTACTTTCCCCCGGCCCTTTTATACAACTGGCTGAAAAGGCATCTTTTAAAAGCGTCTGATAGGGAACGTCCCTATTCTTACAATCGAGCATTTTGACTTAGATAGGTAGGTTCGCAAAGCCCCACCATCCTAACATGGGTCAGGATCGGTAGAAGAGGCCTGTCTTGCTTTACTTTGACTCTTTCCTTGACGTGGTTAGATTGCTTTGAACAGCCTAGTTTCTTGGTTGATTTTAACCCCCAACTTCAATGAACGAGCATTTTCGGGGACTAGCCCGCTTACCATTACTCAAGAAGGGCAATTGTCCGGTCCTATTTCATGTGGAATCGTTTTAGATCGTACCCAAGCCCGCCTCCACTTTCTTATGTGAAAGAGGTGCTTGCTTTATGAGACTGAGAAACTTTCTTTCTCATACGAGAACAAAGCACTTTCACCGGCTGTTAGCTTTCCTTTCTCACACGAGATTCGGGGGGAGCACTACAAAAAATGTAAGGCTGGCGCCACTATAACTAAACTGGCTTTAACAGCTGAAGTCCCAAGAATCTTTCCTTGTTAGCCCAAGATCCATCCAAAAACTTCGCTTTAGCGAGTCAACTTCCAAAAGCGACTACATACCTCATTTGAGGCTAAGCGAATACAATAGAATATAAGACAATAGAGGAATATTGGACAAGGAAAAGACATAATTAGGTTCCCTCGCTCTCAAATAACCCTAGAAAGAAATTCTCCGATATGAAATTAGAAGGTAAAGAAAGTGATGCTCATTCTCCTAGAAGATATCCTCTACGGATTGAACTGCTTTCGGAAAGGACCTATGGTAGGCTTACACGACATCCAAGATTAACAAGAATAGAAAGACAGGACGAACAGATCTGCTTTCATCCAGCAAGCTCTCTAACACTTACTAGCGCTAACCTATCCTAATAGATATATTTGTTATAAACAAGCTTGTATCATCATTTTCTAATAGAATTCTATTGCGTGATCGCCTACAGCAGGAGAGATCCCCAAACATAGCAATACTACTGCAACCAACCCAATACCTACACCGGTAATAATCTTAGTTGAAGTTGTAGGTATGTTTATATCAACAAATTGTTGAAAAGATAGTTTTCTACTAGTGCTATGTCAGTTGCAGCTGTATTGTATTCAGATCGTTAACAAGCAAAGATATGTAATCTAGAGGGGAACGCTGTTTAGCGATGCCTACTCGAAATCAATTGATTCGTCATGGTAGAGAAGAAAAACGGCGCACGGACCGTACTCGAGCTTCGGACCAATGTCCCCAGAAGCAAGGAGTACGCCCGCGTGTTTCAACGAGAACACCGAAAAAACCTAATTCAGCTCTACGTAAGATAGCCAAAGTACGTTTGAGCAATCGACATGATATATTTGCTCACATTCCGGGCGAAGGTCATAATTTGCAGGAACATTCTATGGTCTTAATAAGAGGAGGTAGAGTGAAAGATTCGCCAGGTGTGAAATCCCATTGTATTCGAGGAGTCAAGGATTTGCTGGGAATTCCGGATCGAAGAAGCGGCAGATCAAAATATGGTGCAGAAAAACCCAAGAAGGACTAAAACCTAGTTCACTCGCTGAGTCTTTTTGCATCCATGGCTGAATGGTTAAAGCACCCAACTCATAATTAATTCGTAGGTTCGATTCCAAAAACTTCGCTTTAGCGACTTCTTCTCCTGCTGGATGCGCCGCCTCTTCAAGAAGGCTCTGACAATACCTTATCCGTCAAGCAGGCAAAGTCGACTATTCGTCTTGACTTCCTCAAAAGCGCTCAGAGAAGGAGATTCAAATGGTCCGAAGGAGATTTTCTTACTTGTTAGAGTAAGGGCAGTCATCGCTTGGACAAAAGATAGTGGCACTAATTGTATCCTCCTTTTCTGGTACCAAGGACTCGAATGCTAGCTACTGCTACAAGAGAAGATTTTTTCTATAAAAAAGACAGGAAGCACTATATGATTGGCGAGAATTGACGAATGCTTTCTTGCTGCTTTTGAGGATACCTCGGGCCGGTTGGTAAATAATGGAAAGAGCTTCTTTTTCACTAATGCTGCTCTGTGTCCTGGCAGAAGAGCTCTTATTGCTCTGTGGACAGGCTTTTTGCAGATGTATAGTATTGGATTGAATTGTATGTTATGAGACTGAACTTCTCTAGGGCTGTGTTAAGCATGATAGAGATCTAAATCTATAGATTGTACTAGCTAAGCGAAATTCTCTAGTTTTTTCTGGTGAATGAACACTATTTGATAGAAAGGAAAGGAGGACTCATTGCAAGCCAAGGCCAAGAAGCAGAAGACGGTAGGTAGTACGTAGGTGGAATTTACCCCCAAAGGGGAGGAAAAGCATGTAGACTTCATGTTAACCAACAATGATGATAAAAGATTCACTAGGAATGGGCTATTCCCAAATCGGCAATAGATAGAATAATTATATAAGCTATAAGAGATCTTATCATACTTTCTAAACTCGTTAGACTTAACTGCTGTTAATACTCAAAAATTTCGATTATTCGACCAGAAGAGGGTATTCTCCTTTCTCAGCGCACGAAGAAGTGAAAGCACATGGCACAGCTTATCGCGGATTGGAGAAGCGAGATATTTTTTGAAATCGATTGATCATGCGAGACGCTAAAAGGTAGGAACAGCATCGGTCTTTATCCCAAAACGGTACACACAGGTGAGTTCTATTCTCGCTCTACCTTATTCCATTAAGCTAAAAACTATAGATTGTTGGATCTCGTTGATAGTGACAAGGACAGAATCTCCTATAGGCCGTTCCTGCATAGCAGTCTCATCAACCCGATCGGCCGAAAGAGACGAATCCGTTAAAGACTGCATTGAGTATATCGCATTGGATACTGACTCCTGAGAGGATGACTCATCACTCTTGCCTTTGGTCAAAACCTGTTAGTTGGACGTTTGAGGGATAAGTTCGAAGAGATTCGCCCTATGTAGAGTAGAGAAGGAAGCGGTTACAAGTTATATCTAGACTTGAGGGGTAAGGAGCGGGAATGGGACAGGCCTTACAGTGAGAAGGATATGAATGAGAATTCCAAACAACTAACGAGGGAGTTGCTCTCCGCCCTAGCGCTTGCGCAGGGGGAGGGTTCCGATCCCGCTTCTTTGATCTATAGGCCATGTCTTTCTGCTTGCTAGGAATTTCTCTTTTCAAATTAGATCTATTACCGCTTTCAAAGAAAGGGGATTAAGAAAGATATAGCAAAGAGATACGTCTAGGAGTCCACATGCTACATGAATCGAGAGAATAATCTGGTTGATAACCAAATAGATTGATCAAATATTTATGAGCGAATGATCGAGCACTGCTTAAAACCATATCACGTTCTCCAACTCAACTAGCCACAGCTGCTGCACCCAACGTCTTGGGCTGTGATGTATATTCCTACATTTCAAGGACTATGTGATATAAAAATACTGAAACCACTCACCAACACTTCGTAACGAGAGCACATCTGCTAGTGAAGGCAAGCCAGCAAGCGTTAGATCTGTAAAACCCGTAACGTACCGAGAAGGAAAGAGCCGAAGTTAGGACTTACTTGAAACATGCTTTCCAACGTTGTCGGCATCTGCCTAACCTGCTTTAGCTGCTGCGCCAGCGGGGCTAAAGAAGAGTTAGGGGGTGGAATCGTCTAACGTATAATAAGAGCATGTGCTTTCAAATTCTTAGACTTTGTTTTGACTTCGGTTGTTGCCCCTTGTTCGCGTGCTTATGTGGGAGTCCGCTTCTACGCAGGCGGTATCCAATGTCCTATGTCATCAAAATACTTTGAAGATTGACTTAAGTTCGCCCTTACTACTCCTTACCTTTGGTTAAAATGCTCTTATTTTGCATCGGCCCGGAGAGAGGAAGCGATCCTTTATAGGGATTCTCCTGTCTCTTTGTTATGATTCAACAAGCAAGGGCAGAGCGAAAGCAGTTTCGCGTTAGTCACTAAAGCCGTTTTCTTGCTCCGTAGTGCCCGGAGAACCAGGCTTGCTTAGAAAGCTAGCTTACTAAGGTAATGCCAATTCACTTAGAAGATAGAGTCAGGCAAAAACAGGCTCTTTCTAAGGAGGTGGTTCTAGAAAGAGATCCGAGTAGAGGTAGGTGGATGGTGTAGTTTCACTCTCAAAAGGGCGAATAAGGGGCCGTTAACGCGCACATTGATGAAGCCTTTTGAGGGCTATTCGATCGATATCTCATTAAGAAAAAGATGTTCCTGGTGCTGGAAATGCCCTTTTCAAAAGTGGTTGGTTTGCGGAGGAAAAGGAAGAATTCGATTAGGCAAACCTGAAGCGAGAGAGAGCTTCTCGGTAGAGGTAGTCAAGCTAAGAGCTAGAAAGTAGCAACCCGTAAAAGCTAGCCAAAAGGCATATGAGGGGGGGGTTTGCTCGGCTCCGCTCGGAGAGGGAATCCATTCCAAAACCAAGGTTGGAGGTTAGGCCTAGAGCAACAAAGCAGATGGTTCGACAACGGATGATGAGACAACGGACGACCGACCACTTATTGGGATGTATCCCTCCCCTTTGGTATGTCCTCTTCTGTAAAGGTCCGTGCATGTTTGGTCGTAATCTGTTCGACCAGACCACGTCTTGCAGCTCTTCAGGCGTCAGGGTTGCGGGAACCTGTGCTTCTTGGTGGAAATGGAAGAACAACTCCTTATGCTTTGGAGACGTTCTCAGCAACTCCAAGATAGATATGTGGGCAGGTAACTTACTGAGATGACCGAGAAGATCATACTCCGGCTGTGTGGCTACCTTTTCCGCTTGATCGGCAACCCTTTCTTCTTGGGTCAGGTCGTGCATAGATCCTTCCCGTCTTGGTGACAGGATTGATTTCGTGACCAGCTTTTGGCTATTAAAGGTGCAATCGTAGCTTCCTTCGGTTCTGGAGGTTGCTTTCTTCGAACTATCGTAGTAGATCTTCTGGATGGTCCCAGACTCTGGGTTGAAAGGCATTTTTCCGTTGAAGACTCGACTATCTCAATCCGCCTTCGATTCTTTGGCTGGGGAGGAACCCATGCCTGAGATGAGGAGGTCCCTGAATCTTCCGTGGGTGAGAGTTCTATTTCGATTGGGTTCTTGCGGCGAGCAATTGGAGGGGTTGCTTTCTCACGGCAAACCTCTCGAGATATCTCCGAGGAACTAAGCTGTATATCTTCTCTTTCCTTTCAAAGTCTTTCTACCCGCATCTACTAGAGTTGGGTACTCAGGAGTTTCTAGTTAAAAGACTACTTTCTTAGACAGTAATATGTATATATTTCTATCTATAGGACTAACGAACTCTTTCCATCTTCAGGTTAAGAAAGAAGTTAGCGGAAGAAGTCACTTCATCGCTTTCGGACTAGGCAGGCTGTTTCTATTAGGTTTGATGGGTACTAAATAGCGAGTAAACCCATCTATCTAGAGTAGGAGTTAACCGGCCTTAACTAGTCAAATAAAAAGAAGAGGAAGAGAAGGTAATTCCTATTTTCATACTTGGACAGGAGAGATCTAATTAATAGAGAAGTGAGGACAAGGGAGCAGTTGAGATGGTACGAATGGGATGGATGTCACTTGCTCTATAATCTTCCTTCTTTTTTTGTTCTTCCTTTACTCTTGATTCAATTCATCTGCACCTGCAGTTGATTCGATCACAGCTTCTTCAACAAGAGAAAGGCATCCAGCCTAACCCCAGCTCCTGTTCCGACAACACTAGGCGATTCATCTCTCTCAATTCCTGAACCAAAGCAAATGAAACTACCTTCTCCTCCTTCCTTTAGAGATGGGAGACGACTAACTAAGCTAATCATTATGGCCCTTTCTGATTATTCCTCCCCAGCGATGTCACCCTCGGATTGCTTCTCTCACTTTAAAGACGTTAGCAAGAAGAGCTCTGATTCAACACGACTTGGGAGCAGGGTCTATTGCTTTTCGTCTGGTATGAATTCCTAAGGTGCTAATGTAGTCGATTTCTTCACATTCTTAATAGCTAATGGTTCCGGAGACAAAGGATTTTTCCTCGGCCTTGGATCATAGCTAAAAAAGCCAGTCGCTATCTGAATGACTAAGCATTCTCGTTGGGAAGGTAGCAGCACAGAGGAGGGGGATTTCGAAGAATGAAATTCAAGGGTGCTGGTTGGAACTTCAGCATGTATAAATATAAATTGTCAAATTGTAAGCCGAGCTCTATACCTTCCATCAACCAATCTAGAGCTTATTGCCTATTCCGAAGAAAGACTTCTACTAGGGGATATCCGAAATTTGTCATCAATACGACTTAATCGGTCTTTCGCCCATTGTTCCACTAACCGATCTTAATCATGATAGATGGTTAGCCCCAGAGCAAGCACCAATAGTAGTTCTAGAACCATGGTTGTGGAATGAAGTCGCTAAAGCGAAGCTTTTGGAAAGGATAGGGTTCAGTACTGTCCCCCGCTTAGAATCTCTTCCAGCTGAGCTTCACTAATAAGAGTCAAAAAAAGAGAAAGATAATTTTGACTGACTACACGCTAAAGCTATGCTTATGGAGGATAAGATTCAAAAGAAAAAGGAAAACCTTTAATTTAATGGCATGCTCCCTATCTGTCTCAATTGGCCGAGCTGAGTCGGTCAACCTGTAGGAAACTAGGAAACAAACTGTTGCTCTTCTATCTTACTGAATCACTCAACTTAGATTCCTGCATCGTTTGCATACATCCCCTATCCGGTCCGGGATAAGGGCTTGAAGGCGGAAAA
The nucleotide sequence above comes from Spinacia oleracea mitochondrion, complete genome. Encoded proteins:
- the rps12 gene encoding ribosomal protein S12, which gives rise to MPTRNQLIRHGREEKRRTDRTRASDQCPQKQGVRPRVSTRTPKKPNSALRKIAKVRLSNRHDIFAHIPGEGHNLQEHSMVLIRGGRVKDSPGVKSHCIRGVKDLLGIPDRRSGRSKYGAEKPKKD